Proteins from one Sabethes cyaneus chromosome 2, idSabCyanKW18_F2, whole genome shotgun sequence genomic window:
- the LOC128736790 gene encoding dihydroorotate dehydrogenase (quinone), mitochondrial-like produces MDSIRMLLKVTTLGAINSDFARLERGKADGRMNQFGVAVNCGFIDEKEARSAQTKSNLHLLASESLKVRSSLPMLYRTPIMVKLTPDLSDRDVQEIIEIVNHEECPVDGLIVTGTTVERWTNLKSFNTNRSGGWLGQHFLEKSVQFAAKVCKWTDCKIPTGGLIRGREAYNQLFTGSDTV; encoded by the coding sequence ATGGATTCGATTCGCATGCTGTTAAAGGTAACGACGCTTGGAGCAATAAACTCCGATTTCGCTCGTCTCGAACGTGGCAAAGCAGACGGCAGGATGAACCAATTTGGAGTTGCGGTCAATTGTGGATTTATCGATGAGAAGGAAGCAAGATCAGCGCAAACCAAGAGCAATCTTCATTTATTGGCGAGTGAATCCCTGAAGGTACGAAGTTCTCTACCGATGTTATACCGGACACCTATTATGGTGAAGCTGACACCTGATTTATCCGATCGGGATGTGCAGGAGATAATCGAAATTGTAAACCACGAGGAATGTCCGGTAGATGGGCTAATCGTCACAGGTACAACCGTTGAAAGATGGACCAACCTGAAAAGTTTCAATACCAATCGTTCGGGCGGTTGGCTTGGGCAGCATTTtctcgaaaaatctgttcagtttGCCGCGAAGGTGTGCAAATGGACCGACTGTAAAATTCCAACTGGCGGACTTATCCGGGGTCGTGAGGCATACAATCAACTGTTCACCGGGTCCGATACAGTTTAG